One Mycolicibacterium parafortuitum DNA segment encodes these proteins:
- the rfbB gene encoding dTDP-glucose 4,6-dehydratase — MARLLVTGGAGFIGSNFVHHVIANTDHHVTVLDKLTYAGNRASLNGLPEHRVDFVHGDVADAELVDDLVGAADAVVHYAAESHNDNSLDRPEPFLHSNVIGTFTLLEAVRRHGKRMHHISTDEVYGDLDLDDPARFTEASPYNPSSPYSSTKAGSDLLVRAWTRSFGVAATISNCSNNYGPYQHVEKFIPRQITNILWGMRPRLYGEGRNVRDWIHADDHSSAVLLILEKGRIGETYLIGANGEKDNKTVVELILKLMGQDHDAYDRVPDRVGHDLRYAIDPTKLRDELGWQPRYRDFEQGLAATIDWYRTHEDWWAPAKEATEAFYARIGQ; from the coding sequence GTGGCGCGACTTCTCGTCACCGGTGGTGCCGGTTTCATCGGATCCAATTTCGTGCACCACGTCATCGCGAACACCGACCATCACGTCACCGTGCTGGACAAACTCACCTACGCGGGTAACCGCGCCTCGCTGAACGGACTGCCCGAGCACCGGGTCGATTTCGTGCACGGCGACGTAGCCGACGCCGAGCTGGTCGACGACCTGGTGGGAGCCGCCGACGCAGTCGTGCACTATGCCGCGGAGTCCCACAACGACAACTCGCTGGACCGCCCGGAACCGTTCCTGCACTCCAACGTGATCGGCACCTTCACGTTGTTGGAAGCTGTCCGCAGGCACGGCAAGAGGATGCACCACATCTCCACCGACGAGGTGTACGGCGATCTCGACCTGGACGACCCGGCGAGGTTCACCGAGGCCAGCCCGTACAACCCGTCCTCGCCGTACTCGTCGACCAAGGCCGGCAGTGATCTTCTGGTCCGGGCCTGGACCCGGTCCTTCGGGGTCGCCGCGACGATCTCGAACTGCTCCAACAACTACGGGCCCTACCAACACGTCGAGAAGTTCATCCCGCGCCAGATCACCAACATCCTGTGGGGTATGCGCCCCCGCCTTTACGGTGAGGGCCGCAATGTGCGTGACTGGATCCACGCCGACGACCACTCGTCGGCAGTGCTGTTGATCCTGGAGAAGGGCCGCATCGGCGAGACCTACCTGATCGGCGCCAACGGCGAGAAGGACAACAAGACGGTGGTCGAGTTGATCCTGAAGCTGATGGGCCAGGATCACGACGCCTATGACCGGGTCCCCGACCGGGTCGGACATGACCTGCGCTACGCGATCGACCCGACCAAGCTGCGCGACGAACTGGGCTGGCAGCCCAGGTACCGTGATTTCGAACAGGGCCTCGCGGCGACCATCGACTGGTACCGCACCCACGAGGACTGGTGGGCGCCCGCCAAGGAAGCGACCGAGGCGTTCTACGCCCGAATCGGCCAATAA
- the rfbD gene encoding dTDP-4-dehydrorhamnose reductase codes for MTEYGKTLRAIDTPIPGLTLWELPVHGDNRGWFKENWQRAKMVAAGLPDFGPVQNNISFNQAAGTTRGIHAEPWDKFISVGSGRIFGTWVDLRSGPTFGTVFSAEIDPSRAVFVPRGVGNGFQTLEPETVYVYLVNDHYSPDASYPSLNPADAALGIDWPIPLDRAEMSEKDRAQPPLSEVQPVPAPKTLVLGADGQLGRALRAEFAGAAHVEFATRAEFDLACGDLPALRRWRDYDTIVNAAAYTAVDTAETAEGRAAAWSVNVAGVAELARIAAAHGITLVHVSSDYVFDGTAARPYREDDPMVPLGVYGQTKAAGDQIVSTVPRHYIVRTSWVVGDGRNFVQTMLSLAERGVDPSVVDDQHGRLTFTSELARAIRHLLQTKAAYGTYNVSGSGSVGSWADVARQTFALAGHDPQRVHPVSTDTYFAAATAPVAPRPANSVLDLSKLEATGFVPADAAGTLADYVGARTRQTQQA; via the coding sequence TTGACGGAGTACGGTAAGACGCTGCGCGCGATCGACACGCCGATCCCCGGGCTCACCCTCTGGGAACTGCCCGTGCACGGCGACAATCGCGGTTGGTTCAAGGAGAACTGGCAGCGCGCGAAGATGGTGGCCGCCGGGCTGCCGGACTTCGGCCCGGTGCAGAACAACATCTCGTTCAATCAGGCCGCCGGGACCACCCGCGGGATCCATGCCGAACCCTGGGACAAGTTCATCTCGGTCGGTTCGGGCCGGATCTTCGGCACGTGGGTCGACCTGCGCTCGGGCCCGACTTTCGGCACGGTGTTCAGCGCCGAGATCGATCCGTCACGCGCGGTGTTCGTGCCGCGCGGTGTCGGCAACGGCTTCCAGACGCTGGAACCCGAGACGGTCTATGTGTACCTGGTCAACGACCACTATTCGCCGGATGCCAGCTATCCGTCGCTGAATCCGGCCGACGCCGCCCTCGGCATCGACTGGCCGATCCCGCTGGACCGCGCGGAGATGTCGGAGAAGGACCGCGCCCAGCCGCCGCTGTCGGAGGTGCAACCGGTCCCGGCGCCCAAGACGCTGGTCCTCGGCGCCGACGGACAACTCGGCCGGGCCCTGCGCGCCGAGTTCGCCGGCGCGGCGCACGTCGAGTTCGCCACCCGCGCCGAGTTCGACCTGGCTTGCGGTGACCTGCCGGCGCTGCGCCGCTGGCGCGACTACGACACCATCGTCAACGCGGCGGCCTACACCGCGGTGGACACCGCCGAAACCGCCGAGGGACGGGCCGCGGCGTGGAGTGTCAACGTCGCCGGCGTCGCCGAACTGGCGCGGATCGCCGCCGCTCACGGCATCACCCTGGTGCACGTGTCCAGCGACTACGTCTTCGACGGCACCGCGGCGCGGCCCTACCGCGAAGACGATCCGATGGTGCCGCTCGGTGTCTACGGACAGACCAAGGCCGCGGGCGACCAGATCGTGTCGACGGTGCCCCGGCACTACATCGTGCGGACGTCATGGGTGGTCGGCGACGGCCGCAATTTCGTGCAGACCATGCTGTCGCTGGCCGAGCGCGGAGTGGACCCGTCGGTCGTCGACGACCAGCATGGGCGTCTGACATTCACCTCGGAGCTGGCCCGTGCGATTCGCCATCTCCTGCAGACCAAAGCCGCGTACGGCACCTACAACGTGTCCGGGTCGGGGTCAGTGGGTTCGTGGGCCGACGTCGCACGGCAGACGTTCGCGCTGGCCGGCCACGATCCCCAGCGCGTCCACCCGGTATCCACGGACACCTACTTCGCGGCCGCGACCGCGCCGGTCGCTCCACGCCCGGCGAACAGTGTGCTGGACCTGTCGAAGCTCGAAGCGACCGGATTCGTCCCGGCCGATGCCGCCGGCACCCTGGCCGACTACGTCGGGGCCCGCACCAGGCAGACCCAGCAGGCCTGA
- a CDS encoding Pr6Pr family membrane protein: MSVRIVLRAAIVACVVAALVLVEVTSSRGVGWRLITFTYQANLLAAAYFGWTLVSPRADARVAWRGAVVLYLVLAGVVWNLLLTEHSMGYTPANFLLHVAVPVLALADWLLVGRDGAALRWWQPLVWLTYPAGYLLLALLVLNDLGRRAPYYFPDPGSVGAGVVALNVGALAAGVLASGYVLLALHRGARVLRTHPG, translated from the coding sequence GTGAGCGTGCGGATCGTGCTGCGCGCGGCGATCGTCGCGTGCGTGGTGGCGGCACTGGTGCTCGTCGAGGTGACGTCGAGCAGAGGTGTCGGGTGGCGCCTGATCACGTTCACCTATCAGGCGAACCTGCTCGCCGCGGCCTACTTCGGGTGGACGCTGGTGTCCCCGAGGGCCGACGCGCGTGTCGCCTGGCGCGGTGCCGTGGTGCTCTACCTCGTCCTGGCGGGCGTCGTGTGGAACCTGTTGCTGACAGAGCACAGCATGGGCTACACCCCGGCGAACTTCCTGCTGCACGTGGCGGTGCCGGTCCTCGCGCTGGCGGACTGGCTGCTCGTCGGTCGCGACGGCGCGGCACTGCGCTGGTGGCAGCCGCTTGTGTGGCTGACTTACCCGGCTGGATACCTGCTGTTGGCTCTGCTCGTGCTGAACGACCTGGGCCGGCGCGCCCCGTACTACTTCCCCGATCCCGGCAGCGTCGGCGCCGGAGTCGTCGCGCTGAACGTCGGCGCGCTGGCTGCCGGCGTCCTCGCGTCGGGTTACGTCCTGCTGGCGCTGCACCGCGGCGCCCGGGTCCTGCGGACTCACCCGGGATGA
- a CDS encoding PfaD family polyunsaturated fatty acid/polyketide biosynthesis protein produces the protein MTESHHVNGASTGLLDRSDVFEALAEIRRPVAVVASPDGPRPVLLDGSGALTPELMRQSLLAILPALFPEWLGDRSFTAAHGVRFPYVIGEMARGIATPRMTIEGVRAGVMAFYGSAGLDLNTIEAGVREIQDAVGPDSLGWGANLIHNVQSDGVEMATVDLLHRLGVRYVSASAFMQLTPAVVLYAAKGLRRGADGRVVRAGHIFAKVSRDEVARQFLSPAPEPMLRALVAAGRLTADEAGLAASIPIAEDITAEADSGGHTDNRALTVLLPRLIELRDEIAAAHGYPVLPRVGAAGGLGTPSAVAAAFAAGAAYVLTGSVNQSAVESGLSPDARALLAVAQATDVAMAPAADMFEMGVTVQVLKRGTMFAQRAQRLGEFYRKYPSLEAAPAEEVKNLEKAVLGLGVDEIWAETESFFAMRDPQQIERARVDAKHRMALVFRWYLFNGAQWAREGNAARRADYQIWCGPAMGGFNEWVRGSFLEPVESRTVRQIAMNLLEGAAAVTRAGQLRAAGVAMPPSAFDFRPRPLG, from the coding sequence ATGACTGAGTCCCATCATGTAAACGGCGCCTCGACGGGATTGCTCGATCGTTCTGACGTGTTCGAGGCACTTGCCGAGATCCGCCGGCCGGTCGCCGTCGTGGCGTCCCCGGACGGGCCACGGCCCGTCCTTCTCGACGGCTCCGGAGCGCTCACGCCGGAGCTGATGCGGCAAAGTCTGCTGGCGATCCTTCCCGCGCTCTTTCCGGAGTGGCTGGGCGACCGCAGTTTCACCGCGGCCCACGGCGTGCGGTTTCCGTACGTCATCGGGGAGATGGCGCGTGGCATCGCGACACCACGGATGACCATCGAAGGTGTGCGCGCGGGGGTGATGGCGTTCTACGGCAGCGCCGGACTCGACCTGAACACCATTGAAGCGGGCGTGCGCGAGATCCAGGACGCCGTCGGACCCGACAGCCTCGGGTGGGGCGCCAACCTGATCCACAACGTCCAGAGCGACGGTGTCGAGATGGCCACCGTCGACCTGCTCCACCGGCTCGGGGTGCGATACGTGTCGGCCTCGGCGTTTATGCAACTGACCCCCGCTGTCGTGCTCTATGCCGCGAAAGGCCTGCGCCGCGGCGCGGATGGGCGCGTCGTCCGTGCCGGGCACATCTTCGCCAAGGTTTCCCGCGACGAGGTTGCGCGCCAATTTCTTTCTCCGGCACCCGAACCGATGCTGCGTGCGCTGGTGGCCGCCGGCAGGCTCACCGCCGACGAAGCCGGTCTGGCCGCGAGCATCCCGATCGCCGAGGACATCACGGCCGAAGCCGACTCGGGCGGGCACACCGACAACCGGGCCTTGACGGTGTTGCTGCCGCGCCTGATCGAACTGCGCGACGAGATCGCCGCCGCCCACGGCTACCCGGTGCTACCGCGGGTGGGTGCTGCCGGCGGGCTCGGCACACCGTCGGCCGTGGCGGCCGCATTCGCCGCGGGAGCCGCGTATGTGCTGACCGGTTCGGTCAACCAGTCGGCCGTCGAGAGTGGGCTGTCGCCGGATGCGCGGGCACTACTCGCCGTGGCGCAGGCCACCGATGTGGCGATGGCGCCCGCGGCGGACATGTTCGAGATGGGTGTCACGGTGCAGGTCCTCAAGCGCGGCACCATGTTCGCCCAGCGCGCGCAGCGACTGGGCGAGTTCTACCGCAAATACCCCTCGTTGGAGGCGGCGCCCGCGGAGGAGGTCAAGAATCTGGAGAAGGCGGTCCTCGGCCTCGGTGTGGACGAGATCTGGGCGGAGACCGAGTCGTTCTTCGCGATGCGTGATCCGCAGCAGATCGAGCGCGCGCGAGTCGACGCCAAACATCGTATGGCGCTGGTGTTTCGCTGGTACCTGTTCAACGGTGCGCAGTGGGCCCGCGAGGGGAACGCCGCGCGCCGTGCGGATTACCAGATCTGGTGCGGCCCGGCGATGGGGGGCTTCAACGAATGGGTCCGGGGCAGTTTCCTCGAACCCGTCGAGTCGCGTACGGTCCGCCAGATCGCGATGAATCTGCTCGAGGGCGCGGCCGCCGTGACGCGCGCCGGGCAACTCCGTGCTGCCGGCGTGGCAATGCCGCCGTCGGCCTTCGATTTCCGTCCACGACCCCTCGGATGA
- a CDS encoding hemophore-related protein: MRSIQWVRRGMAGIAVVGGAAAIGLAAVPGIAAADPLSEALATTSCNYAQVTAAMNAQTPELAAQLSMRPDMQANLQSFLAMPVEQRRAEIAKQQAANPQLQQMLTALLGPQVSQVAGSCMNY, from the coding sequence TTGAGGTCTATACAGTGGGTTCGGCGGGGGATGGCGGGGATCGCGGTGGTCGGGGGCGCGGCGGCGATCGGCTTGGCGGCCGTACCCGGTATCGCCGCGGCGGATCCGCTTTCCGAGGCGTTGGCGACGACGAGCTGCAATTACGCGCAAGTGACCGCGGCGATGAACGCCCAGACACCCGAGCTGGCCGCGCAGTTGTCGATGCGTCCGGACATGCAGGCGAACCTGCAGTCGTTCCTGGCGATGCCGGTCGAGCAACGGCGCGCCGAGATCGCCAAACAGCAAGCCGCCAATCCGCAACTTCAGCAGATGCTCACCGCGCTGCTCGGCCCCCAGGTGAGCCAGGTTGCCGGCTCCTGTATGAATTACTGA
- a CDS encoding L,D-transpeptidase yields the protein MLRQRRQQTRSPRRIFPRLAAAAGSAMLLTGLAVTGPLTTATAAVDTTVAGVSPEPGQTVGVAHPVTVTFAEPVRDRASAQQSIEVRPAGTTEPADGSFNWLDDRRLQWEPAEFYPAHTPIAVSVGGFSTSFQTGSSVVGVADLSSYTFTVSIDGEVARQMPASMGKPKFPTPIGRFTALSKERNVTFDSRTIGIPLDDPEGYLIKGEYGVRVTWGGVYVHSAPWSVGSQGYANVSHGCINLSPDNAAWYYDTVSVGDPIVVQA from the coding sequence ATGCTGAGGCAGCGTCGGCAGCAAACCCGATCACCGCGCAGGATCTTCCCGCGCCTGGCGGCCGCGGCGGGCAGTGCGATGCTGCTGACCGGGCTGGCCGTCACCGGTCCGCTCACGACGGCCACGGCCGCGGTCGACACCACCGTCGCCGGGGTGTCACCCGAGCCCGGCCAGACCGTCGGGGTCGCACACCCGGTGACGGTCACGTTCGCCGAACCCGTGCGGGATCGGGCGTCGGCGCAGCAATCTATCGAGGTACGTCCCGCAGGCACGACCGAACCCGCGGACGGCTCGTTCAACTGGCTCGACGATCGCCGGCTGCAGTGGGAGCCGGCGGAGTTCTATCCCGCCCACACCCCGATCGCGGTGTCGGTCGGCGGGTTCTCGACCAGCTTCCAGACCGGGTCCTCGGTGGTCGGTGTCGCCGATCTGAGTTCGTACACGTTCACCGTCAGCATCGACGGGGAGGTCGCGCGGCAGATGCCCGCGTCGATGGGCAAACCCAAGTTCCCGACCCCGATCGGCCGCTTCACCGCACTGTCGAAGGAACGCAACGTCACGTTCGACTCCCGCACCATCGGCATCCCGCTGGACGACCCGGAGGGCTACCTGATCAAGGGGGAGTACGGCGTCCGGGTCACCTGGGGAGGTGTCTACGTCCACTCGGCGCCGTGGTCGGTCGGCTCGCAGGGCTATGCGAACGTCAGCCACGGCTGCATCAATCTCAGCCCCGACAACGCCGCGTGGTACTACGACACGGTCTCGGTGGGCGACCCGATCGTCGTGCAGGCCTGA
- the rfbA gene encoding glucose-1-phosphate thymidylyltransferase RfbA: MKGIILAGGSGSRLHPITYGVSKQLIPVYDKPMVYYPLSTLMLAGIRDILVITTPHDAHSFERLLGDGSRFGVSITFAQQPSPDGLAQAFTIGEDFIGDDKVALVLGDNLLYGPGLGTQLRDFSDLDGGTIFAYWVAEPSAYGVVEFDSAGVVVSLEEKPKRPKSNYAVPGLYFYDNDVVEIARHLKPSDRGEYEITDVNRAYLEQGRLRVQVLPRGTAWLDTGTFDQMTDAADFVRTMERRTGLKIGVPEEIAWRQGFLSDDELCDLATGLVKSGYGKYLLDLLDRGI; encoded by the coding sequence GTGAAAGGGATCATCCTCGCGGGTGGGTCCGGCTCGCGACTGCATCCGATCACCTACGGGGTGTCCAAACAGCTGATCCCGGTCTACGACAAGCCGATGGTGTACTACCCGCTGTCGACGCTGATGCTGGCCGGCATCCGCGACATCCTGGTGATCACCACCCCGCACGACGCCCACAGTTTCGAGCGTCTGCTCGGTGACGGTTCGCGCTTCGGAGTCTCCATCACCTTCGCCCAGCAGCCGTCACCCGACGGGCTCGCGCAGGCGTTCACCATCGGTGAGGATTTCATCGGCGACGACAAGGTCGCGCTCGTCCTGGGTGACAACCTGCTGTACGGGCCGGGGCTGGGCACTCAGTTGCGGGACTTCTCCGACCTCGACGGCGGAACCATCTTCGCGTACTGGGTCGCCGAGCCGTCGGCCTACGGCGTCGTCGAGTTCGACTCGGCCGGCGTGGTGGTGTCGCTGGAGGAGAAGCCGAAACGACCCAAGAGCAATTACGCGGTTCCGGGGCTGTACTTCTACGACAACGACGTCGTCGAGATCGCCAGGCACCTCAAGCCCAGTGACCGTGGCGAGTACGAGATCACCGACGTCAACCGCGCCTACCTGGAACAGGGACGATTGCGGGTGCAGGTGCTGCCGCGCGGGACCGCCTGGCTGGACACCGGCACCTTCGACCAGATGACCGATGCGGCCGACTTCGTGCGCACGATGGAGCGGCGCACCGGCTTGAAGATCGGGGTGCCCGAGGAGATCGCCTGGCGGCAGGGCTTTCTCAGCGACGACGAGCTGTGCGACCTGGCCACCGGATTGGTGAAATCGGGCTACGGTAAGTACCTTCTCGATCTTCTCGACAGGGGTATTTAG